One Besnoitia besnoiti strain Bb-Ger1 chromosome VIII, whole genome shotgun sequence DNA segment encodes these proteins:
- a CDS encoding hypothetical protein (encoded by transcript BESB_085330) encodes MAPPPASGVAVQEDGTLRYFGTPLTLREWRLPLSEARGLLKSSAETEFLPLASLARLATHANLQAAKTAADVAILGVVSDVGAQRPTEKGCTWAWTLWDLQETKVKLLLRGEGLCKALYSESVKPGMLVAVLNPTLLEPNPQYDSRCVAVDKVDHVLLIGGVNGVMRCGAMTKKQTPCSMMVFVPTMGEFCRFHVSSRAARSQDARVKSRIASSSSSSSASSSSVLSSSGASAASVQRVKLQGEASKPAASTPALLAPHRRLLHGSGVHTAGLDSGRVKMDPSSLASASGERDARSRSAGFSFSSASLKLKENEESRERQEARIALLLRANPALRKANDKVAQERQLREAGGVEREKKPAAPPTMAFARLKKSVEPSASASASALPQRESPSLPAAASTTLSSHHPVEASPPSSGVKKEVADAQTVRASSASPPPRLGAAKVERAAVAATHPKRDAAAPLPPRPPAGGGGLVKKEKRDAGTMLMEHLSAEQKKDLSALSNEFVRRRYLRLFYEINNDQNTPGNRSLFDELSSVRMEMKSFTRQDFQVMGLVDLMPPLCLHPDQTIAELALVIWRAAHFRLQATVNSGPAVLPASPAPSALAAAGAPEKRNLRADEVNRRLAVDLGSVKDIFKKRQKEEKKRQREMDRERAETEKRVRQREREDAKHAIAAPLAARSAASVQTPADREKQKEMLQEIMSVRSNIQAHVEKADFEEEQQILKMLEKQDAREEFKQSIKEIQIEAFFCTECNEYCDKMNPVCRQAGHKIERRKAPKRFFRCPECMYSPIIAIGHTLPDGCPKCRVALANLLLPAVSAYKPKALKPLDHEKLTITGDDEDPRCRSRVVKAARQPSFSDDWDDDSENLRVTENALET; translated from the exons ATGGCTCCTCCACCCGCCA gcggcgtcgccgtgcAGGAGGACGGCACTCTACGGTATTTCGGTACGCCTCTGACGCTCAG AGAAtggcgcctgccgctcaGCGAGGCTCGAGGCCTGCTGAAGTCCTCCGCGGAAACGGAATTTTTGCCTCTCGCCtcactcgcgcgcctc GCGACACATGCGAATCTCCAAGCCGCGAAAACCGCGGCCGATGTGGCGATCCTCGGCGTGGTGTCAGACGTCGGCGCCCAGCGTCCTACTGAGAAGG GCTGCACGTGGGCCTGGACGCTCTGGGACCTGCA AGAAACGAAGGTCAAGCTGCTTCTCCGAGGCGAAGGGCTCTGCAAGGCGCTGTA CAGCGAGAGTGTCAAGCCTGGGATGCTGGTCGCCGTCTTGAACCCGACGCTGTTGGAACCGAACCCGCAGTATGACAGCCGCTGCGTGGCCGTTGACAAAGTTGACCATGTGCTTCTG ATCGGCGGGGTGAACGGCGTGATGCGATGCGGGGCGatgacgaagaagcagacgcctTGCAGCATGATGGTCTTCGT ACCCACGATGGGCGAGTTCTGCCGCTTCCACGtttcgtcgcgcgccgccagatcgcaagacgcgcgcgtcAAGAGCCGGattgcgtcttcctcttcttcttcatccgcttcttcctcctctgtgtTGTCCTCTTctggcgcttctgctgcgtcCGTTCAGCGCGTTAAGTTGCAGGGCGAAGCCTCGAAacccgcggcctcgacgcctgcgctcctcgcgccgcaccgCCGGCTTCTGCACGGCtcaggtgtacatacagccGGGCTTGACAGCGGGCGCGTTAAGATGGACCCCAGCTCGCTTGCTTCTGCATCGGGAGAGCGCGACGCCCGGAGCCGAAGTGCGGGTTTTTcgttctcctccgcctctttgAAGCTGAAGGAGAACGAGGAGTCGCGGGAGCGCCAGGAGGCAAGAattgcgcttcttcttcgagcGAACCCGGCACTGCGAA AGGCAAACGACAAAGTCGCGCAGGAacgccagctgcgcgaggccggcggggtggagagggagaagaaacctgcggcgccgcccaccATGGCCTTTGCGCGGCTCAAAAAGAGCGTCGAGCCTTctgcctcggcctccgcctcagcgCTCCCCCAGAGAGAGTCTCCGTCgctccccgcggcggcgtccacgACTCTCTCCTCGCATCACCCtgtggaggcgtcgccgccttcgagTGGCGTCAAAAAGGAAGTCGCTGACGCGCAGACTgtgcgcgcgagcagcgcgtctcccccgccgcgtctcggcgccgcgaaagtggaacgcgccgcagtcgcggcgACCCACCCCaaacgcgacgccgcggcgccgctgcctccgcggccgccggccggcggcgggggcctagtgaagaaggagaaaagagacGCAGGGACGATGCTGATGGAGCACCTGAGCGcggagcagaagaaggatctctctgcgctctccaACGAGTTCGTGCGACGGCGCTACCTCCGGCTCTTCTACGAAATTAACAATGACCAG AACACGCCAGGCAATCGGAGTTTATTCGACGAGCTGAGCTCCGTGCGCATGGAGATGAAGTCCTTCACTCGGCAGGATTTTCAGGTCATGGGCCTTGTCGACCTCATGCCGCCTCTTTGCCTGCACCCTGACCAG acgatcgcggagctcgcgctgGTCatctggcgcgccgcgcacttccgcctgcaggcgacggTTAATTCAGGGCCTGCTGTGCTtcctgcctcgccggcgccttctgcgctcgccgcggccggcgcgcctgagAAGAGGAACCTGCGCGCGGATGAGGTGaaccgccgcctcgccgttgACCTAGGGAGCGTGAAAGACATCTTCAAAAAGCGCcagaaggaagagaagaagcgacagcgCGAGATGGACAgagagcgcgcagagacCGAAAAACGAGTCAGGCAGAGGGAACGCGAGGACGCTAAGCACGCGATCGCCGCACCGCTGGCCGCGCGGTCCGCCGCCAGTGTACAGACACCCGCAGAccgagagaagcagaaggaaaTGCTACAGGAAATCATGAGTGTGCGGTCCAACATCCAGGCGCACGTCGAGAAG GCGGATTTTGAGGAGGAGCAGCAAATTCTCAAGATGTTGGAGAAGCAAGATGCGCGCGAGGAGTTCAAACAGAGCATCAAAGAGATCCAAATTGAAGCCTTTTTTTGCACCGAG TGCAACGAATACTGCGACAAAATGAACCCCGTGTGCAGACAAGCCGGGCACAAAATCGaaaggcggaaggcgccgaagcgcttcttccgctgccccgagtgtatgtacagcCCCATCATCGCCATCGGCCACACCCTCCCCGATGGCTGCCCAAA GTGCAGAGTCGCTCTCGCAaatcttcttcttcctgccgtctccgcgtATAAGCCGAAAGCCCTCAAGCCTCTGGATCACGAGAAGCTGACCATCAC CGGAGATGATGAAGatcctcgctgtcgctcgcggGTCGTCaaagcggcgcggcagccctcCTTCTCAGACGACTGGGACGACGACTCAGAGAACCTGCGCGTCACTGAAAACGCCTTGGAAACTTAA